In Mycobacterium branderi, the DNA window GAAGCCCTTCACCTGTCCGATCGCGAGGAAGTACAGCACCGCGGCGGCCAGGAACGTCACCGCGTTACCGGACACAATGGTCTTGCGGGCCCGCGCCCAACCGCGAGGCACCGCCGAGCGGAACGAACGGCCTTCGCGGATCTCGTCTTTGATGCGTTCGAAGAACACCACGAACGAGTCGGCGGTGGTGCCGATCCCGATGATCAGACCGGCGATGCCGGCCAAGTCCAGTGTGTAGTTGATGTAGCGGCCCAACAGCACCAGGATCGCGAAAACCATTGCGCCGGAAGCCACTAGCGACAGCGCGGTGAGCAAGCCCAGTACCCGGTAGTACAGCAGCGAGTACACCAGCACCAGCGCCAGACCGATCGCACCGGCGATCAGGCCCGCCCGCAGCGACGTCAAACCCAATGTGGCCGAGACGGTTTCGGCCTCCGACGATTCGAACGACAGCGGCAGCGAGCCGTATTTGAGGACGTTGGCCAGCTGGCGTGCGGTGTTGGCGGTGAACGGCGGATCACCACCGGTGATCTGGGTTCGGCCGCCGGGGATCGCTTCGCGGATCTGCGGGGCGCTCACCACCTGCGAGTCCAGGGTGAAGGCGGTCTGGGTGCCGACGTGCGCGGCGGTGAAGTCGGCCCAGGTGTTGGCAGCGGCGCTCTTGAACTGCAGGTCGACCACGTAGCCGCCGCTGCGCTGGTCCAGGCCGGAGCTGGCGTTTTGGATCTGGTCGCCGCTGATGATCGACGGCCCCAGCAGATAGGCCATCTTGTGGTCTTTGTCGCAGGTGATCAACGGCAGCTTGGGGTCGTCGTTGCCGGCCAGGATGTCGTCTTTGCCGCACTGGGTGGCCTGGAATTGCAGGCCGTAGAACTGGATGGCCTTGTTGTCGCTCTGGCGCCACTTCTTCTCTTTGGCGATGCGCTCGGCGAGATCCTTGCGCGGGTCCGGCGGGCCGGGCTGCACGGGCGGCTCCTGCGGGTAGGGCCGCCGCTGCGCGGGCGGTGCCTGCCCGGGGGCGGGCTGACCGCCCGGCGACTCGCCTGGCCCGGGCGGCGCCTCCCCCGGCGCCGGGCCCGGCTCTCCGGCCGGGGGCGCCGGCTTGCCCGACGGCGCCGGCTGTTCCGGCGGCGGAGCCGTCTCCACCGGCAGCGCATTGATCACCGGGCGGATGTACAGCCGCGCGGTCTGGCCCAGGTTGCGGGCCTCGTTGCCGTCGTTGCCGGGGACCGTGATCACCAGGTTGTCACCGTCGACAACGACCTCGGAACCAGAGACGCCCAGCCCGTTGACCCGGGCGCTGATGATTTGCTGCGCCTGAGCGAGCGCGTCGCGCGTCGGCCTCGAGCCGTCCGGGGTGCGTGCGGTCAACGTGACCCGGGTGCCGCCCTGCAGGTCGATGCCCAGCTTCGGCTCGGCGCGCTTGTCCCCGGTCAGGAAGACCAACAGGTAGACGCCGATGAGCAGGGCCAAAAACACCGTCAGGTAGCGGGCAGGGTGCACCGGCGCCGAAGGCGATGCCACGTTGTTCTAGTCTCCTCGTTGATTTACGACTGCACCCGCAAAGGTTACGTGCCGCTCGGCCGACCTCAGTCTTTGGGCAGTCGGTCCGCGTCGGCGGTGAGCTCGACCGCGTCGGTCTCGTCGACCTCCACGGCCTCGGGCACCTCCGGCTCGATGCGGTCGCGGATCGCGAGCTTCATCCACGTGGTGACCACGCCCGGGGCGATCTCGAGATCCACGGTGTCGTCGGTGATGTCGGTGACGGTTCCCTGCAGTCCGGAGGTGGTGTGCACCCGGTCGCCGACCTGCAGCGACTCGTGCAGGTCGATCGTGGCCTGCATCGCGCGCCGCTGACGCCGCGACGCGAAGAACATGAACACCCCCAGGATGACCAGCAGCGGCAAGAAAACAACCAGTTGTTCCATGCCCGCCAGTGTGCCCTACCCGCCCGCATATTCGACCATCGGTTCGGTGTCGGCGACCTGTCCGTTCACCCTGATCGTCAACCCTTCGCGGCGCATCTCATACCGCGTGCCGTCGTCGGGGTTCACCGCGTCGAAGCCGTCGCCGGCCGGAGTCGCCCCGGGCAACTCGATGGCCGCCCCATCCGAGAGCCGCAAGCCGCGGTAGTAGTAGGTACCGGTGCCCGCCGACTTGCAGACGACCAGCGCGGACTTCGTGGTCCGTGCGGCCAGCGCCGCCACGTCGGCGCCGTGGCATCGCGCGTCGGGGTAGCCCAAAAAGCCGTGCGCGTCGGCGTCCGGCAGCGAGATCCCCGAGGTGGTCGGGGCCAGCGCGGACGCCGTGGTGGGCTTGGGCGTGGCCCGGGCCGGCTCGGTGCGCGACGACGAGGGGGGTGCGGCCGGCGACGACCGGTGCTCGGGCCGGACGAGGACGACGACGGCCGCGACAGCAGCTGCGACGACGACCGCGGCCGCGATCGCCCCGACCACAACCCGGCCCGACCGCTTGGCCGGCTGCTGGCGCAGGTGCGGTGTCAGCTGCGGGGCGGCGGCGTCGAGCGCCGCCCTGGCCAGCTCACCGGCCGAGGCGAACCGCTCGTCGGCGCGTTTGGCCATGCCCTTGGCGACCACCGCGTCGAACGCCGGGCTGAGGCCCGGGCGGACCTGGGAGGGTCGCGGCGGCGCCGAGAACAGGTGGGCGGCGATCAACTGGCTGATATCGGCGCCGTGAAACGGTGGGGTCCCGGTCAGGCATTGATACAGCAGGCAGGCCAGCGAATAGATGTCGGCGGCCGGCCCTAACGGCTCGCTTGTGAAGCGTTCCGGCGCCATGTACGACTTGGAGCCCACCAGGTGGCCGGCGGTGGTCAGCCCCGGATCCACGCCCGAATAGGCAATACCGAAGTCCACCAGATAGACGAAGCCGTCCGGTGTGATCAGCACGTTCTCTGGTTTGACGTCGCGGTGGACCAGCCCGTCGCGGTGGGCGGCGTCCAGCGCACTGGCCAGTTGGCTGATCACCGAGCCTGCGGCCTCCGGGCTGAGCGGGCCGTCCTCGGTCAGCACGGTTTTCAGGTTGCGGCCCTCGACCAACCGCATGTCGATGTAGAGCACGCCGTCGATTTCGCCCCAGTCGTGCACCGGAATGACGTGCGGTTCGGCCAGCCGCGCCGCCACCCGGGACTCGCGCTGGAATCGGCGACGGTAGTCCTCGTCGGCGGCCAGGTCGTCGAGCAGCAACTTCAGCGCGACCGTGCGGCCCTTGGCCGTGTCGTACGCGCGGTACACCTCACCCATGCCGCCGGCGCCCAGCAGCGCCTGCAACTCGTACGGCCCGAACATGCTGCCGACACGTGACCCCTGCCGCGGTGAGGGCATGACGGCATCCTCTCAGACATCGAGCCCTTGACGCGGCAAAGCGAGAGTGAGACAACGGGCTTGTGACCGGCTCCGCGACTGGCATCGTCGACTCCGACCAACACCTCTACGAAAGCCGGTCCATGTGGGCCGACCACATCGACCCGGCCGCCCGCGACGACGCGCTCAGCCTCGTCGACGACGGGCTGGGCTACACCTGGCTGAGCTGGCGCGGCGCTCGCCTTGCCCTGGCCGACGTCCACCTGCCGGGCGACACCGCGTCCTGCGGCGAGCACCGCAACCGGCAGCGGGCCGGCCAGCCGCCCTCCTACCGCTACGACGAAGCGCTGCCGGAGGCGTATTGGCAACCGGCGGCGCGCCTCGGCTGGCTCGACGAGGCCGGGCTGGGTCAGGCGGTGCTGTTTCCCAATTACGGTCTGCTGTGGGAGCGCCGGTTGTCGTCGTCGCTGCCCGCGCTGACCGCGAACATGACGGCCTGGAACCGCTGGTGCGCGGCGGTGCAAGACGAGGGCCGCGGACGGCTGCACCCGGTCGCGCATCTGACGCTGCGCGACCCGCGGTGGCTGCAGGCCGAGCTGAAAACCATTGCCGCGGCGGGCATCCGGCTGGCCATGATCGCCGCCGGGCCGGTCGACGGCCGGGCGCTATCGCATCCCGACCACGACCGGATCTGGTCCGCGTTCGTCGATCACGCCGTGACACCGGTGTTCCACGTCGCCGATCAGGTGCGGGTCTTCGACGACTGCTGGTATCCCGACGACTCCGAGGATCTGGTGCCGGCCACCGAAGCGGTGTTCCTGTGGGTGCCGCCGGCGCTGGCGCTGACCGACCTGATTTTGCACGGCGTGCTGGACCGCCATCCCGGCCTGCACTTCGGCGTCGTCGAGCTCAGCTCGGCGTGGGTGCCGCAGTTCCTGCTGATGCTCGACGGCGCATCGGACTTCACCGCGCGGCTCAACGGCAAGCCAGTGGCGCCACTGTCGCGCCGGCCCAGCGAGTACTTCCTGGAGGCTGTGCGGGTCTCGTCGTTCTCCTACGAGGACCCCAAAGCGCTGACCAAGAACAGCGGCGACGTGTTCATGTTCTGCAGCGACTACCCGCACTCGGAGGGCACCGCGACCCCGCTCGACGACTACCACCGGATGGACTGCCACGAGCACCAGATGCCCGGCCTGTTCCACGGCAACGTCGACGCGCTGCTTGGACGGTAGCCATGGAACTCACCGAGGCGCTGCGCACCACCGGCGCGGTCCGCGACTTCACCGATCAGCCGGTCGACGACGCCACCGTGGCCCGCATCCTCGACACCGCCCGGTTCGCGCCCAGCGGCGCCAACGCGCAAGCGTGGCGGGTGGTGGTGCACAAGGATTCCGAGCGGCGACGACGGCTGCGCGAGTCGTATCTGCAGGGTTCGCGCGACTACATGGCCCTGAGCGCCGCCGGCCTGCGGCCGTGGGCGCCGACCAACGACCGCGACGCCGAGGCCCGTGCCCTGGCTGCCGAAAACCCCGCCGCACCAGGCGGATTCGCCGAACGCTTCGACCAGGCCCCGGTCCTGCTGGCATTGTTCGCCAACCTGTCGCTGCTGGCCGCGGTGGACCGCGACGCCGACCGATACACGTTTGCCGGCGGCGCGTCGGTCTACCCGTTCGCGTGGAGCATCCTGCTGGCGGCCCGCGAGGAGGGGCTCGGCGGCGTCATCACCACGATCGCGATACGCGAAGAGCCGCAGGTGAAGTCGCTGCTCGGTGCACCCGACCACTTTGCGTTGGCTGCGGTGATCGCCTTGGGCCATCCGGTCCGGGCGGCCCGGCGGCTACGCCGCGCACCGGTCTCCTCGTTCGCCACCGTCGATTCGATCGACGGCCCCGCGTTCGGTGGATGACGGTGCCGTCAAATAGGCTTTGCACGACGTTCGCACGCGCTCTCCCGAAAGGTCTGCGATGAAAAATCTTGTCGGCCGGTTGGTAGCCACGACGATGCTGGCGGTAGGGGCGATGGCGGTGATCGCGGTGCCGGCCGTGAGTTCGGCGGATCCCCTGAACTGCCCAGAAGGCCAGTGGTGGGACCCGACGGCCAACGTGTGCCGGCCACTGGGCGAAGGGCCGCAGCCGCTCAACTGCCCGGAAGGCCAGTACTGGAAGCCGGGCGACAACGTGTGCAGGCCGCTCGGCCAACTCTGAACCAGCCGGGTAACGCGTCGCCCGGTTAGGCTGCTGAGGTGTCCACGCTCGAACAGAGTCGCCGCCTCGTCACCGAAATCCCCGGGCCCGCATCGCTGGAACTGACCAAGCGTCGCGCGGCGGCGGTCGCCCGCGGGGTGCGCAGCACCATGCCGGTGTACGCCGTGCGTGCCGGCGGCGGCATCGTCGAGGACGTCGACGGCAACCGGCTGATCGACCTGAGCTCGGGCATCGCGGTCACCACGATCGGCAACTCCTCTCCGCGGGTCGTGGACGCCGTGCGCGCTCAGGTCGCCGACTTCACCCACACCTGCTTCATGGTGACGCCGTATGAGAACTACATCGCCGTCGCCGAGCAGCTCAACCGCCTGACTCCGGGTTCCGGCGAGAAGCGGTCGGTGCTGTTCAACTCCGGGGCCGAGGCCGTGGAGAACGCCATCAAGATCGCGCGCGTCCACACGCGCAAACCCGCGGTGGTGGCGTTCGACCACGCATACCACGGCCGCACCAACCTCGCGATGGCCCTGACTGCACAGTCCATGCCCTACAAGAGCGGCTTCGGGCCGTTCGCGCCGGAGATCTACCGGGCGCCGCTCTCCTATCCGTACCGTGACGGGCTGGCCGGCGAACAGGCCGCCGAGCGCGCAATCCGCGCGATCCGCAGACTGGTGGGCGCGGACAACCTGGCCGCCTTGGTGATCGAGCCGATCCAGGGCGAGGGCGGCTTCATCGTCCCGGCCGACGGATTCCTGCCAACCCTGCTCGAGTGGTGCCGCCAGAACAACGTCGTGTTCATCGCTGACGAGGTGCAGACCGGCTTCGCACGCACCGGCGCGTTGTTCGCCTGCGAGCACGAGGGCATCGAACCGGACCTGATCTGCACGGCCAAGGGCATCGCCGGCGGGCTGCCGCTGTCGGCGGTCACCGGCCGCGCCGAGATCATGGACGCCTCTCACCCCGGCGGGCTCGGCGGCACATTCGGCGGCAACCCGATCGCGTGCGCGGCGGCGCTGGCCGCCATCACAACCATCGAGAGCGACGGGCTGGTCGAGCGCGCGCGCCAGATCGGGCAGTTGATGACCGACCGGCTGTCGCGGCTGCAGGCCGACGACGACCGGATCGGCGACGTCCGCGGCCGCGGGGCGATGATCGCGGCCGAGCTGGTGAAGTCCGGCAGTACCGACCCCGACCCGGAGCTCACCGGCAAGCTGGCGGCCGCCGCCCACGCCGCCGGCGTGATCGTCTTGACCGCAGGCACTTTCGGCAATGTGCTGCGGTTCCTGCCGCCGCTGACCATCAGCGACGACCTGCTCTCCGAAGCTCTCGAGGTGCTGGCCGGGCTGTTGGGCGAGCTCTAAACCAGGTGGCCGATCTCACTTTCCGGCCCGCTTCCGGAATAATATTAGCTTTGCTAACGTAGTTTTTTGTCGGGCGCAGCGTGGCGCCGGCCAAACTTCCCAGTGATTTGTCTTAGAGGTCCGTTATGTCGATTGAAACCAGTGAAGAGCGGCTGGAGCGCCGCATCGCCGACCTGACCGCCACCGACCCGCAGTTCGCCGCCGCCCGGCCGAGCGAGACCGTCGTGGCCGCCGTCGAGCAGCCCGGGCTCACGCTGCCGCAGGTCATCCAGACCATCCTCGAGGGCTACGCCGAGCGGCCGGCTCTCGGTCAGCGCGCCGTCGAATTCGTCAAAGACCCCGCGACCGGACGCACGTCGGCGCAACTGTTGCCCCGGTTCGACACCATCACCTACCGCGAGTTGGGCGAGCGCGTCGGCGCTCTCGCCGCCGCCTGGGCCGACGGCGTCGTCTCCCCCGGCGACCGCGTCGCCGTGTTGGGCTTCACCAGCCTCGACTACACGACTATCGACGTGGCGCTCGCACAGCTTGGCGCGGTGTCGGTTCCATTGCAGACCAGCGCCGCGCTCACCCAGCTGCAGCCGATCGTCGCCGAGACCGAGCCGGCAGTGCTCGCGGCGAGCGTCGACTACCTGTCCGATGCCGTCGAGCTGATCCGGGCCGGCCACCAACCGGCGCGGCTGGTGGTGTTCGACTACCACCCCGAGGTCGACGACCATCGCGAGGCCATCGAAAACGCGAAAGCCCGGCTGGACATCCCGGTCGAGGCGCTGGCCGACGTGCTGAACCGCGGCAAGTCACTGCCACCCGCGCCGGCGGTGGACGCCGAGCATGACGCGCTGGCGCTGCTCATCTACACCTCCGGGTCCACCGGTGCCCCCAAGGGCGCGATGTACCCGCAGCGCAACGTCGCCAAGATGTGGCGGCGGTCCGCCCGCAACTGGTTCGGGCCCAGCGCCGCCTCGATCACGCTGAACTTCATGCCGATGAGCCACGTCATGGGCCGCGGCATCCTCTACGGCACGCTCGGCAACGGCGGCACCGCCTATTTCGGCGCCAAGAGCGATCTGTCCACCCTGCTGGAGGACCTCGCGCTGGTGCGGCCCACGGAGCTGAACTTCGTGCCGCGCATCTGGGAGACCCTGTACCAGGAGTTCCAGCGCGAACTCGACCGCGGCCGCGGAGCAGCCGAGGTGCTGGCCGACATGCGGCAGAACCTCCTCGGGGGGCGGTTCATCTTCGCGATGACGGGCTCCGCGCCGATCTCCCCGGAGCTGAAGAGCTGGGTGGAGTCGCTGCTCGAGATGCACCTGATGGACGGCTACGGCTCCACCGAGGCCGGCATGGTCTTGTTCGACGGCCAGGTGCAACGGCCACCGGTGATCGACTACAAGCTGGCCGACGTCCCCGATCTGGGCTACTTCGCCACCGACAAGCCTTATCCCCGTGGGGAATTGCTACTCAAGACCGAGAACATGTTCCCCGGCTACTACAAGCGCCCGGAGATCACCGCCGACGTGTTGGACGCCGACGGCTACTACCACACCGGTGACGTCGTCGCCGAGATCGCGCCAGACCGGCTGGTGTACGTCGACCGGCGCAACAACGTCCTGAAACTCGCGCAGGGCGAGTTCGTCACCCTCGCCAAGCTGGAGGCGGTTTTCGGCACCAGTCCGCTGGTCCGCCAGATCTACATCTACGGCAACAGCGCGCATCCGTACCTGTTGGCGGTCGTGGTGCCGACGGACCCGAACGCGTCGAAGTCGGCGATCGCCGAGTCGCTGCAGGCCGTCGCCAGGGAAGCCGGGCTGCAATCCTACGAGGTTCCCCGCGACTTCCTCATCGAGACAACACCTTTCACGCTGGAGAACGGCCTGCTGACCGGTATCCGCAAGCTGGCGTGGCCCAAGCTCAAGCAGCACTACGGCGAGCGGCTCGAACAGCTTTACGCCGAGCTGGAAGAAAGCCAGGCCAACGAGCTTCGGATGTTGCGCCAGAACGGCGCCGACAAGCCGGTGCTCGAGACGGTGAGCCGGGCCGCGGCTGCGCTGCTGGGCGCATCGACCAGCGACGTCGCACCCGACGCGCATTTCACCGATCTGGGTGGAGACTCGTTGTCGGCGTTGACGTTCGGCAACCTGCTGCGCGAGATCTTCGATGTCGACGTGCCGGTGGGCGTGATCGTCAGCCCGGCCAGCGACCTGCAGTCCATCGCCGGCTACATCGAGAACGAGCGGAAGGGCAGCAAGCGGCCGACGTTCGCCGGCGTTCACGGTCGTGACGCCGTCGAGGTGCACGCCAAAGACCTGACACTGGACAAGTTCCTCGACGCCGCCACCCTGGCCGCGGCGCCGAGCCTGCCACGTGCCAACCACGAGGTGCGCACGGTATTGCTCACGGGCGCAACGGGATTCCTGGGCCGCTACCTGGCGCTGGAATGGCTGGAGCGGATGGACCTGGTCGACGGCAAGGTGATCGCCCTGGTGCGCGCGAAGGACGACGCGGCGGCGCGAGAGCGTCTGGACAACACGTTCGACAGCGGTGACCCCAAGCTGCTACAGCACTACCACGAGCTGGCCGCCGATCACCTGGAGGTTATCGCCGGAGATAAGGGCGAAGCGAATCTGGGCCTGCGCCAAGATGTTTGGCAGCGACTGGCCGACACCGTCGACCTGATCGTCGACCCGGCCGCGTTGGTCAACCACGTGCTGCCCTACAGCGAGCTGTTCGGCCCCAACGCGCTGGGCACCGCCGAGCTGATCCGGATCGCGCTGACCACCAAGATCAAGCCGTACACCTACGTGTCGACGATCGGCGTGGGCGACCAGATCCAGCCAGGCACGTTCACCGAGGACGCCGACGTCCGGGTGATGAGCCCGACCCGCGCCTGTGGCGACGGCTACGCCAACGGCTACGGCAACAGCAAGTGGGCCGGTGAGGTGCTGCTGCGCGAGGCCAACGACCTGGCCGGTCTGCCGGTCGCGGTGTTCCGCTGCGACATGATCCTCGCCGACACCACGTATGCGGGCCAGCTCAACCTGCCGGACATGTTCACGCGGATGATGCTGAGCCTGGTGGCCACGGGTATCGCGCCCCGCTCGTTCTACGAGCTGGACGCCGACGGCAACCGGCAGCGGGCCCACTACGACGGCCTGCCGGTCGAGTTCATCGCCGAGGCCATCTCGACTCTGGGGGCGCAGAACGTGGAGGGTTTCCAGACGTACCACGTGATGAACCCCTACGACGACGGCATCGGGATGGATGAGTACGTCGACTGGCTCATCGAGGCCGGTTATCCGATCCAGCGCATCGACGACTACCGCGAATGGGTGCAACGGTTCGAAACCAGTCTGCGGGCTCTGCCGGAGAGGCAGCGACAGGCCTCGCTACTGCCGCTGTTGCACAACTACCAGAAGCCGGAAACGCCGATCCGCGGGTCGATCGCGCCGACCGATCGATTCCGCGCCGCCGTGCAGGAGGCGAAAATCGGTCCGGACAAAGACATTCCACATGTCACGGCGCCGGTCATCGTCAAGTACATCACCGACCTGCAGCTGCTCGGCCTCCTCTGACGAGAAGACGCGGAATCGCACCCGGGCAAAGCCCGCGGTGCAATTCCGCGTCTCGTCGCGCTAGCGGTGCGCGCCGACGCGTCGCCGCCGGAAGAAGCTTCTCTTCGCCTCCGGCTCGACGACGGGGAACTGATCGGCGCGGGCCTGGGTGACCGCGTCCGGTGACACCTCGGGAGCGGGCGTGTACTCCGGCGCCGCCGGCACATCGGGGGCGGGAGCCACGGCCGCCGCCGCTTCCACATCACGCGCCGTGCGAACCGCCAAGCGCGCCAGAATCGCGCCGGCCAGGAACACGATCAAGGCGCCCAGCCCGGAGAAGTAGCTGATCTCCAGCAGGGCGCGTTTGGTGTCCGTCGACGCCACCGGCTGGCCCACGTCGCCGAGCCGCAGCGGCGAGGCAAACGAGCGGCCGACAACAAACCAGGCCCCGGCGAATGCCGCCAGCCAGCCGCCGAACATCGCGGTGGCGCGGTTACCCGAAACCAACAGCAGCAGGCCCCCCACCGCGGCCGCGGCCCCGGGGAACACCTCCAGCCAGCCTCGGGCCGCCGTCCACGTCCATTCCTTGTCCGGCGTGTAGGCCCAGTGGAAATACGGCCCGATAAACGGAATCACTGCGCCCCACGCGCCGAGGATGATCAGGAGCAATCCGCTGACTGCGCCACGGCTGCGTGGCATATGCAGAGCGCCTATCCGCGAGTCGTTCATTTCAGAATCTCCTCACACCACACCGACACCGGCGGTGCCGAATCCGTGATGAGTACCCCACCGGTTCACGGCGCTAAACCGGCGCCCTAGCCCGCCAGCGCGATCGCGAGCAAAACGATCGCCACCACGGGAAACGTGCCCTGGATGGCGGCGGCACGCACCTTGTCCGGCGCTGACGCCGCCAAAACAGCCGCCGCGGCCGCCATCGAGCCCACGCCGGCGAACATCAACGCCGAACCCGCCGCGGTACGGCCCAGCGCCAGCGCGACGATGCCGGCGCCCGTCACGACCGCGAGAAACAGGTTGTAGAAACCTTGGTTGAACGCAAGCAGCTTGGTGGTCTCGGCCTCTTCGGGTGTGGTTCCGAACACCGCACGCGTCCGCGGCGCGGTCCACCGCAGCGACTCCATGACAAAGATGTAGACGTGCAGCACCGCCGCCAGTGCGGCGAAAACCATTGCGGCAGCGATCAATCCATCTCCTCGTCGAACAACCCCGGCTGGCCCATCACCCCGACCGGCGGCGCCATACCCAGATGCGTCCAGGCCTGCGCGGTGGCCACTCGGCCACGCGGAGTGCGCGCAATCATGCCCGCGCGCACCAGAAACGGCTCGCAGACCTCCTCCACAGTGGCGGCCTCCTCCCCGACCGCCACCGCCAGCGTCGACACCCCGACCGGGCCGCCGCCGAAGCTGCGGGTCAGCGCGGAGAGCACCGCGCGGTCCAGCCGGTCCAGGCCGAGTTCGTCGACGTCGTAGACCTCCAACGCCTGCTTGGCGACGTCGCGGGTGATCACGCCGTCGGCGCGGACCTCCGCATAGTCGCGCACCCGCCGCAGCAGTCGGTTGGCGATCCGTGGCGTGCCCCGCGAGCGGCGCGCGATCTCCCCGGCCGCCTCCCCGCCCAGCTCGATGCCCAGGATTCCGGCCGACCGCGCCAGCACCCGCTCCAACTCGGCCGGCTCGTAGAAATCCATGTGCGCGGTGAACCCGAACCGGTCGCGCAGCGGGCCGGTCAGCGCACCCGATCGAGTAGTGGCGCCCACCAACGTGAACGGGGCCACCTCCAACGGGATCGACGTCGCCCCAGGGCCTTTCCCGACGACGACGTCGACGCGGAAGTCCTCCATCGCCAGATACAGCATCTCCTCGGCCGGCCGGGCGATGCGGTGGATCTCGTCGATGAACAACACGTCGTGTTCGACGAGGTTGGACAGCATCGCGGCCAGGTCGCCGGCGCGTTCCAGCGCCGGCCCGGACGTCACCCGCAGCGACGAGCCGAGCTCGGCGGCAATGATCATCGCCAGCGACGTCTTGCCCAGCCCCGGCGGGCCAGACAAAAGAATGTGATCCGGTGTGCCGCCGCGGTTCTTGGCGCCCTCGATCACCAGTTGCAACTGTTCGCGCACGCGCGGCTGGCCGATGAACTCCCGCAGCGAGCGCGGCCGCAGGCTGGCGTCGACGTCGCCCTCGCCGACCGTGAGCGCCGGCGACACCTCGCGGTCCTCGTCGCTCATTTCTTACCCAACATCGATAGTGCCGCCCGCAGCGCATTCGACGTGGTGGCCTCCGGTTCGCCCGCCAACACCTTGTCGGTGGCCTCTTCGGCCTGCTTTACGGCAAAGCCAAGTCCGACAAGGGCTTCCACCACCGGCCCGCGAACCGAATGACCGTTGACCGGAGCAGTCGGTATCGCACCCATCTTGTCGCGCAGCTCGAGCACCATCCGCTCGGCGCCGCGCTTACCGATGCCTGGCACCCGGGTCAGCGCCGTGACGTCGCCGTCGGCGAGAGCCTGCCGCAGCGCCGGCGCGTCGTAGACCGCGAGCGTGGCGAGCGCGATCTTGGGCCCCACGCCGGAGACCCCCAGCAACGTCAGGAACAGGTCGCGGGTGTCGGCGTCGGGAAAGCCGTAGAGCGTCATCGAGTCTTCGCGCACGATCATCGCGGTGATCAGCCGGGCCTCGCTGCCCACCCGCAGCGTCGCCAGCGTCGACGGCGCCGCCATCAGCTTGTAGCCGACGCCGGCGGCCTCGATGACGACGTGGTCCAGCGCCACGTCGACCACCTCGCCGCGCACCGAGGCGATCATGTCGCGGCCTTGACTTTCGCGGCGAATCTCTTGCGCTGCTCGGCCGCC includes these proteins:
- the gabT gene encoding 4-aminobutyrate--2-oxoglutarate transaminase translates to MSTLEQSRRLVTEIPGPASLELTKRRAAAVARGVRSTMPVYAVRAGGGIVEDVDGNRLIDLSSGIAVTTIGNSSPRVVDAVRAQVADFTHTCFMVTPYENYIAVAEQLNRLTPGSGEKRSVLFNSGAEAVENAIKIARVHTRKPAVVAFDHAYHGRTNLAMALTAQSMPYKSGFGPFAPEIYRAPLSYPYRDGLAGEQAAERAIRAIRRLVGADNLAALVIEPIQGEGGFIVPADGFLPTLLEWCRQNNVVFIADEVQTGFARTGALFACEHEGIEPDLICTAKGIAGGLPLSAVTGRAEIMDASHPGGLGGTFGGNPIACAAALAAITTIESDGLVERARQIGQLMTDRLSRLQADDDRIGDVRGRGAMIAAELVKSGSTDPDPELTGKLAAAAHAAGVIVLTAGTFGNVLRFLPPLTISDDLLSEALEVLAGLLGEL
- the yajC gene encoding preprotein translocase subunit YajC, with the protein product MEQLVVFLPLLVILGVFMFFASRRQRRAMQATIDLHESLQVGDRVHTTSGLQGTVTDITDDTVDLEIAPGVVTTWMKLAIRDRIEPEVPEAVEVDETDAVELTADADRLPKD
- the secD gene encoding protein translocase subunit SecD, with translation MASPSAPVHPARYLTVFLALLIGVYLLVFLTGDKRAEPKLGIDLQGGTRVTLTARTPDGSRPTRDALAQAQQIISARVNGLGVSGSEVVVDGDNLVITVPGNDGNEARNLGQTARLYIRPVINALPVETAPPPEQPAPSGKPAPPAGEPGPAPGEAPPGPGESPGGQPAPGQAPPAQRRPYPQEPPVQPGPPDPRKDLAERIAKEKKWRQSDNKAIQFYGLQFQATQCGKDDILAGNDDPKLPLITCDKDHKMAYLLGPSIISGDQIQNASSGLDQRSGGYVVDLQFKSAAANTWADFTAAHVGTQTAFTLDSQVVSAPQIREAIPGGRTQITGGDPPFTANTARQLANVLKYGSLPLSFESSEAETVSATLGLTSLRAGLIAGAIGLALVLVYSLLYYRVLGLLTALSLVASGAMVFAILVLLGRYINYTLDLAGIAGLIIGIGTTADSFVVFFERIKDEIREGRSFRSAVPRGWARARKTIVSGNAVTFLAAAVLYFLAIGQVKGFAFTLGLTTILDLVVVFLVTWPLVYLASKSPTLGKPAYNGLGAVQQVARERRAAAHTGVAR
- a CDS encoding amidohydrolase family protein; this encodes MTGSATGIVDSDQHLYESRSMWADHIDPAARDDALSLVDDGLGYTWLSWRGARLALADVHLPGDTASCGEHRNRQRAGQPPSYRYDEALPEAYWQPAARLGWLDEAGLGQAVLFPNYGLLWERRLSSSLPALTANMTAWNRWCAAVQDEGRGRLHPVAHLTLRDPRWLQAELKTIAAAGIRLAMIAAGPVDGRALSHPDHDRIWSAFVDHAVTPVFHVADQVRVFDDCWYPDDSEDLVPATEAVFLWVPPALALTDLILHGVLDRHPGLHFGVVELSSAWVPQFLLMLDGASDFTARLNGKPVAPLSRRPSEYFLEAVRVSSFSYEDPKALTKNSGDVFMFCSDYPHSEGTATPLDDYHRMDCHEHQMPGLFHGNVDALLGR
- a CDS encoding nitroreductase family protein codes for the protein MELTEALRTTGAVRDFTDQPVDDATVARILDTARFAPSGANAQAWRVVVHKDSERRRRLRESYLQGSRDYMALSAAGLRPWAPTNDRDAEARALAAENPAAPGGFAERFDQAPVLLALFANLSLLAAVDRDADRYTFAGGASVYPFAWSILLAAREEGLGGVITTIAIREEPQVKSLLGAPDHFALAAVIALGHPVRAARRLRRAPVSSFATVDSIDGPAFGG
- a CDS encoding serine/threonine-protein kinase — its product is MPSPRQGSRVGSMFGPYELQALLGAGGMGEVYRAYDTAKGRTVALKLLLDDLAADEDYRRRFQRESRVAARLAEPHVIPVHDWGEIDGVLYIDMRLVEGRNLKTVLTEDGPLSPEAAGSVISQLASALDAAHRDGLVHRDVKPENVLITPDGFVYLVDFGIAYSGVDPGLTTAGHLVGSKSYMAPERFTSEPLGPAADIYSLACLLYQCLTGTPPFHGADISQLIAAHLFSAPPRPSQVRPGLSPAFDAVVAKGMAKRADERFASAGELARAALDAAAPQLTPHLRQQPAKRSGRVVVGAIAAAVVVAAAVAAVVVLVRPEHRSSPAAPPSSSRTEPARATPKPTTASALAPTTSGISLPDADAHGFLGYPDARCHGADVAALAARTTKSALVVCKSAGTGTYYYRGLRLSDGAAIELPGATPAGDGFDAVNPDDGTRYEMRREGLTIRVNGQVADTEPMVEYAGG